In Cryptomeria japonica chromosome 5, Sugi_1.0, whole genome shotgun sequence, the genomic window TACCTCTTCATTGGTCTTGCGCTTGACAATCTCAATGGAATCAAGAAGGGGGACCTTGGTGGAAAGAGAGACCACATTGAAACTAACTAAGAGGTCTTTGTTGTCAAGCTTTTTATCATGAATAAAGTCAACAAAGTGGGTCGATTCTTTGACAAAAGAGTTATATTTTCCAAAAAGAGGGGAGATTAATTTATCTAAGAAGACAACTAACTTGTAAGTACGAGAGCCCATAGTTTCAACAATGGGATAGAGCGAAATGTCAGCCTTGTGAATTTTAGGGATCCCGTAAATGTGAGGAGTGATTTATTTGGAGGGGATCAAAGACTTTTGGTCGCATCAACGAAGGATGAATGATAGATGGCAAATTTGACATTTTTTAAAAATGGACGAGCATGGATTGAGTGTGATCTGAACCGTTGATGCCAAAAAAAGATCACACAGTTGAATCCAGATGCACAACATAGCTTTCATTATAGACTGTGGAAATCTAAtgtctcaaaatattaaaattatttaaatatattttttaataatttcaatATTTATTTCTTCCATAATATTTTACACTACGAAAATACTACaattaaaatattacaaaatattttattaatgtatTCTCTATTTACTTATTGTCCACCCTTGCACCTTCTAAGACTACAAATTCtagtaattataattaattatgcaAAGAAGCATTTTAAAGAAGAAAAAAAGCTAATggtattttaaccaaaaaaaataaaaattgctccTTACCTTAAATTTTATAATGATATAATAATAGACAcaatatttatgtgttaaataTAAATATGTGAAATACACATGAAATTTTACTTGGTGACCAACTTGGTGCATTTAGTCAATATCAAGTATTATTTAGAGAGCAATACTAGATGGGTGAGAATACTGCAGGCCTTATTTCCACCATCCATTGCTACTATTGATCTTAGTTGTCATAAGTGTACCCATCTATATCCTACCCAAACCCAATAAAGAAGTATGATCATCTATAATAGCTCTCCAAAAAAAACTTCAAGTACGTACACAAATTAATCCCTTATAATAGTTCTGCAAAAAACAACTTCAAGTACATACACAAATTATTTTCCTTCTTAGTAAATTCAATTTTCATAAGATTGGCACAATCATTGGGGGTCATTATCTCTTTTCTTGTTTAGATGGTATCTATATGATGAATTGAAGACtttcaatgcatttatttatcaAATTCTATAATCATTTGGTTTATTATATGGACTTTACAATATTTATGAATAATGGAAGTTTTCAATTTTAACAAAAAGGGAACTAACATGTGTTTGCTCAAAATGTTTGCAGATTAAAACAAGAAGGAAAGAAGATATAAGAATAGGAAAAAGTCATTTATGGACATCTCGTTTATGTACCATATAATATTTTGGGATCAAATAATTATGGTATCCATACTGTGCAATTCCATTAAATCATTTTCAGATATAATTTTCTGAATCCCCCAAAAATTGATTGAAATTCTCTCTCAAgtatttagttaattaaaaaaaaaaaattcaactttaaaatctaaaaaatactAAATATATTGGTTAAAACAAATGAAATAAGAAAATACATTCATCGGAAATATTACAAAttgataatatttaaattaatgaaatatacttttcaataattttaatatttatttcttgTGTAATATTTTAATTTTACACTAAGAAATTACTAAcattaaaatattacaaaatattttattaatgtatTCTCTATTTACCTATTGGCTACCCTTGCACCTCTTAATGCTGTATGTGCcagtaaatataattaattatgcaAAAGAGACATTTTAAAGAAGAAAAAAACCTAAGGTTGTTTTAACCCAAAAAAATAATTTGCTCCTTACCTTAAATTTGATCATGATATAATAATAGACGCAATATTTATCTATTAAATATAAATATGTGAAATACACGTGAAATTTTATTCGGGGACCAACTTAGTGCATTTGGTCAATATCACGTATTATTTAGAGAGCAATACTAGATGGGTGAGAATACTGCAGGTCTGATTTAGTGAAAGACAAGAAACATGGAATCAGTAAGGCTTCTGCCCAACAACATTCCCAGGCGGATCGTAATTACAGGTGATGAAAATGGCCCCATCATTACATTTAACACGAGCACACCCAAGCTTCTGCGAATTTCTCCACACCACTTGGGTATAATGTCCGCACTCCTCCCCTTGAGCACATGAATTGGAATTATAATCGTAATATTGCTTTTCACTAACCCATGAATTCACGGCATCTGCGGGCGAGAACTCTGCACCTTGTCCCCAGAAAATGTTTTCTCCATACTGTCCACCCGAATGCTGCAAAGCACAGTCCGCCATGCGTTGATTAGCATAGTTTTGCGCATAGGCAGCCACAGTATCGTCCCACACTAGAGGGCCAACTCCCACTTGAGATCTTGCGTCATTGTGAGGGCTTAAAAATTGTGTTTGCAAGTCCTGCCCTGTGCACAATTGCAGGAAGCACACGACCAGAACAAGCCACATGAACGACATCTTCATCATCTCTAACAGATACCCTTGTTCTTGGGAATAGCTAAACCAATGCTACTATTTATAGCTGAACGAAGGGGTGGGTAGATTGCAGAGTTGCCATTCAAACAAAAACCCTGAACAATTCAAAGTAATTTATCAACGAATTTTTCGCAATCCCGGGTCAAGCTATTTTTCATCACATGCCTTCAATTGTCAAGAAGTTCGTTTTCAATATGCCGTGCAAAAACTTATTTCTAGAAAGGAAAGACCCGAATGTTTGGTTTATTGCGTTTAATTTTGACGAATTTGTTGGTGATAGAGAGGTGTATGTATTATAGGATAGGAaggaatattttgaaaaatatgtaaATTGAACGGATGAAGAAAGAGAAAATGTTTCCATTTTGAAACATCATTTGTACTTATCtaacttttgaaaaaaaattcaaaatcacatGGGAATGAGTATAGATATGTGAATTCAAACTATTACACGACATGAAAAGTCGAATCAGATATATATAAAGATATCTTAGAGTAAATGTCTAAGCAATGCCATTCTTAGAAAGTAAATattagacaaaaaaaaaaatatagtagtCTAGGTAAAGAAATAACCTaccttgattttttgtattttcatttctttttcggTCATGTGAGTTTTACCTGCTTTTAAATAGAGATCAAAAGATATGCAATAATTCATTTCTATtgcataaattaaaataaataaattatgagtTGATTTTATTGTGTGTTAATCTAATAAGAGGAGGAGTGTAAAGAGAGAGAAAGGGTTAGAAATATTGAGGCAATAGTAAGGAAAGGGTATGGCATAACAATCACTATCATATCTTGTGAATAGTCTATCAAGAAATGATGATGAGATTCTTTGTAGTATTTTATGGTTGTCCATAGCCTCAAGTCCTTAGAATATAAATGATTTGATTCATGTACATAATAATTGGGTGCATCCATTGGATAAAAGGAATTGAAAAATAAAACATGGTAAGAAAATTTAATGTAAgtgtgaaaatacataaaaaat contains:
- the LOC131036799 gene encoding pathogenesis-related protein 1C; translated protein: MMKMSFMWLVLVVCFLQLCTGQDLQTQFLSPHNDARSQVGVGPLVWDDTVAAYAQNYANQRMADCALQHSGGQYGENIFWGQGAEFSPADAVNSWVSEKQYYDYNSNSCAQGEECGHYTQVVWRNSQKLGCARVKCNDGAIFITCNYDPPGNVVGQKPY